Proteins encoded within one genomic window of Gemmatimonadaceae bacterium:
- the ggt gene encoding gamma-glutamyltransferase, whose product MSSARRISGLTIMRAIAVVLVLFIVACSRGTPSSSLRATDIPPRRAMAFPEGWRFAAGQPAAFGERFMIASNERRASDAGNEIIQAGGNAVDAAVAVGFALAVTYPVAGNVGGGGFMVIRMADGRSAAIDYREVAPQAASRDMYLDAQGNPTNESIIGYRASGVPGAVAGMAEALAKYGTMPLSRVMEPAIRLARDGFVVDSQFHSSLAGSRDYITRFDGRDVFYVNGQALPVGTHFRQLALARTLQLIADQGPAAFYRGEVGDSLVAAMKRGGGILTKQDLENYRPEWRTPIRSTYRGYTLFTMPPASSGGVTITETMNMLETWDSLPSFGSAAYAHVLSSAYQRAFIDRNSKLADPKFVPVPIAELTSKTYARALAKTIDPARKTPTPPNGAQIVDGMHTTHYSVVDDKGNAVATTTTINNGYGSAVYLTNVGFFMNDEMDDFATAPGKPNMFGLVQYEQNAIAPGKRMLSAMSPSIVLDPKGELLLVVGAAGGPRIITATSQVILNVIDHRMSLSDAMRAPRLHHQALPDTLMYETGGLSQAAQDSLRRIGHGLRAIGGIANVNAVMRVKGGWEGVSEPRSGGTGGTSAR is encoded by the coding sequence GTGTCATCCGCACGTCGTATCTCCGGCCTCACCATCATGCGCGCCATCGCCGTTGTCCTGGTGCTGTTCATCGTCGCCTGCTCCCGCGGGACGCCGTCGTCGTCGCTCCGTGCGACCGACATTCCCCCACGCCGCGCGATGGCGTTCCCCGAAGGGTGGCGTTTCGCGGCCGGCCAGCCCGCGGCGTTCGGTGAGCGGTTCATGATCGCCAGCAACGAGCGGCGCGCGTCCGATGCCGGGAACGAGATCATCCAGGCGGGCGGCAACGCCGTTGACGCGGCCGTGGCCGTCGGGTTCGCGCTTGCGGTCACCTACCCCGTCGCCGGCAACGTGGGCGGCGGCGGCTTCATGGTCATTCGCATGGCCGACGGACGCTCGGCGGCGATCGACTATCGCGAGGTCGCGCCCCAGGCCGCATCACGCGACATGTACCTCGACGCCCAGGGCAACCCAACCAACGAAAGCATCATCGGCTACCGCGCCTCCGGTGTACCCGGCGCCGTGGCCGGTATGGCCGAGGCCCTGGCGAAATACGGGACCATGCCCCTGTCGCGCGTGATGGAGCCGGCGATTCGCCTCGCGCGCGATGGCTTTGTGGTCGATTCGCAGTTCCATTCGTCGCTGGCCGGGAGCCGCGACTACATCACGCGCTTCGACGGGCGGGACGTTTTCTATGTCAACGGGCAGGCCCTCCCGGTCGGCACGCACTTTCGGCAGCTCGCGCTTGCGCGGACGCTGCAGCTGATCGCCGACCAGGGCCCTGCGGCGTTCTATCGTGGCGAGGTAGGCGATTCGCTCGTCGCCGCCATGAAGCGCGGCGGCGGCATCCTGACGAAGCAGGACCTGGAGAACTACCGACCCGAGTGGCGCACACCGATCCGCAGCACCTATCGCGGCTACACGCTCTTCACCATGCCTCCCGCGTCGTCAGGCGGCGTGACGATCACCGAGACCATGAACATGCTGGAGACGTGGGACTCGCTGCCGTCCTTTGGCAGCGCCGCCTATGCCCACGTGTTGTCCTCGGCGTACCAGCGGGCGTTCATCGATCGCAACAGCAAGCTCGCGGACCCGAAGTTCGTGCCGGTGCCGATCGCGGAGCTGACGAGCAAGACGTACGCGCGGGCCCTGGCGAAGACCATCGACCCGGCGCGCAAGACGCCGACGCCGCCGAACGGGGCGCAGATCGTCGACGGGATGCACACCACGCATTACTCCGTGGTCGACGACAAGGGCAACGCCGTGGCGACGACGACCACGATCAACAATGGCTACGGCTCGGCGGTCTACCTGACGAACGTCGGCTTCTTCATGAACGACGAGATGGATGACTTTGCGACCGCGCCCGGGAAACCGAACATGTTCGGACTCGTGCAGTATGAGCAGAACGCGATCGCCCCCGGCAAGCGGATGCTCAGCGCGATGTCGCCGTCGATCGTGCTGGACCCGAAGGGCGAGCTGCTTCTCGTCGTTGGGGCTGCCGGCGGGCCCCGCATCATCACCGCCACCTCGCAGGTGATCCTCAACGTGATCGATCACCGCATGTCGCTGTCGGATGCGATGCGGGCCCCGCGCCTGCACCATCAGGCCCTGCCCGACACGCTCATGTACGAGACCGGCGGGCTGTCGCAGGCGGCGCAGGACTCGCTCCGCCGCATCGGGCACGGCCTTCGCGCGATCGGCGGCATTGCCAATGTCAACGCCGTGATGCGGGTCAAGGGAGGTTGGGAGGGTGTCAGCGAGCCGCGATCAGGCGGGACGGGAGGGACGTCGGCTCGTTAG
- the murQ gene encoding N-acetylmuramic acid 6-phosphate etherase: MPPRPESRVTEQRNPASAAIDLASPLEIVDIMNGEDRRVADAVATQREPIARAIEFVEGAFRNGGRLFYVGAGTSGRLGILDASECPPTFGSDPELVQGIIAGGERAVFRSQEGAEDHPSAGAATMDEHGVNAKDVVVGIAASGTTPFVRGALTRARELGARAVLVACTPVEPAFVATIDLAIIAVPGPEVVTGSTRLKAGTATKMILNMLTTGAMIRIGKTFGNLMVDLRATNLKLKDRSERILVEVCGVGVDVARTLLEQSGGSVKLAIVMQKLGVDRAAAAAALVEGGGVIRRVVGGPPPVRADALVEGEVAS, encoded by the coding sequence GTGCCGCCACGCCCCGAATCCCGCGTTACCGAACAACGCAACCCGGCCTCGGCAGCGATCGATCTCGCCTCGCCGCTGGAGATCGTCGATATCATGAACGGCGAAGACCGCCGAGTCGCCGACGCCGTGGCCACCCAGCGCGAACCGATTGCGAGGGCCATCGAGTTCGTCGAGGGAGCGTTCCGCAATGGAGGCCGGCTCTTCTACGTCGGGGCCGGCACCTCCGGCCGGCTCGGCATCCTCGATGCAAGCGAGTGTCCGCCGACGTTCGGCAGCGATCCGGAACTGGTGCAGGGCATCATTGCCGGCGGAGAACGCGCCGTCTTCCGATCGCAGGAAGGTGCCGAAGACCATCCCTCGGCCGGGGCGGCGACGATGGATGAACACGGGGTCAATGCGAAGGACGTGGTCGTTGGTATCGCGGCCTCCGGTACGACGCCGTTCGTGCGCGGCGCCCTGACGCGCGCCCGCGAACTGGGCGCACGTGCGGTGCTCGTTGCCTGTACGCCCGTCGAGCCTGCGTTCGTCGCCACCATCGATCTCGCGATCATCGCCGTGCCTGGGCCCGAGGTCGTCACGGGGTCAACGCGCCTCAAGGCGGGCACGGCCACCAAGATGATCCTCAACATGTTGACCACCGGTGCGATGATCCGCATCGGAAAAACCTTCGGCAACCTGATGGTCGACCTGCGCGCGACCAACCTCAAGCTGAAGGATCGCTCGGAGCGCATCCTGGTCGAGGTGTGCGGCGTCGGTGTCGACGTGGCGCGTACGCTGCTCGAACAATCGGGCGGCAGCGTGAAGCTTGCCATCGTGATGCAGAAGCTGGGCGTGGATCGCGCCGCGGCCGCGGCGGCACTGGTGGAAGGCGGCGGTGTGATCCGCCGTGTGGTGGGGGGACCGCCGCCGGTGCGTGCGGATGCGCTTGTCGAGGGAGAGGTGGCGTCGTGA
- the priA gene encoding primosomal protein N' — MPRLVDVALALPLHRTFRYTVGPDAPTDIAAGTRVVVPFRSRREIGIVVGSHDGDPPDSHAPDAHSPRVLKAVHAWPDAEAAIRPALLETCRWMAQHYVAPLGVALRSALPVLLTSATAPAPPGKRQRVVVIERLLDSLMARDDAFRRSPKQRVVYEYLEHVGGRATAASIISTLGVTDGVVASLAARGLVRIEQESVLRDPFAGRSAASTVRHEPTAAQAAAIERIGARSPGQVTLLHGVTGSGKTLVYLDVLRRVLAEPGSSAIVLVPEIALTPQTVARFRAVFGDQVAVLHSALSDGERLDAWRALHRGERRIAVGARSAIFAPLDRVRAIIVDEEHEASYKQGEAPRYHARDVAIVRARHEGAVVVLGSATPSLDTWARVRGGHVDLVALPDRVGGSTLPSVEVVDLRDSRPPATAAEPSERLPSPEQRPSAARDPFRRVLSAPLERALVERVERGEQAILLLNRRGYSSFLQCNACGDVAACPNCSISLTYHRHPDRLACHYCGHSEAPYTECRRCRHATVRQRGLGTQQVERLLGERMPALRIARMDMDTTTGKWAHADILEKVGRGEVDVLLGTQMIAKGLDFPNVTLVGVIDADVGINLPDFRASERAFQLLAQVAGRAGRGVKGGHVVIQTRMPEHHAIQCAVSHDYHAFVAQELEGRTSPPYPPTTRLANVVVSGLDESAVAEAAQGATQWLNRLVRARSLSGLAVVGPAPCPVDRIKERWRWHLLLRSSDGGLLTSVLQYLATRYELPDRHALRLTIDRDPQSLL, encoded by the coding sequence ATGCCACGACTCGTGGACGTCGCGCTCGCGCTCCCCCTCCACCGCACCTTCCGGTACACCGTGGGCCCCGATGCCCCGACGGACATTGCGGCTGGCACGCGCGTCGTCGTGCCGTTCAGGAGTCGACGGGAGATCGGCATCGTCGTCGGCTCGCATGACGGCGACCCGCCGGACTCCCACGCGCCAGACGCCCATTCGCCCCGCGTCCTGAAGGCCGTCCACGCGTGGCCGGACGCCGAGGCGGCCATCAGGCCAGCACTGCTCGAAACCTGCCGCTGGATGGCGCAACACTACGTCGCGCCGCTTGGGGTCGCGCTCCGGTCAGCGTTGCCGGTGCTCCTCACCTCGGCGACCGCTCCCGCTCCGCCGGGCAAGCGCCAGCGAGTCGTGGTGATCGAGCGGCTGCTCGATTCCCTCATGGCTCGCGACGATGCCTTCCGGCGCTCGCCCAAACAGCGCGTCGTTTACGAATACCTGGAGCACGTCGGCGGCCGCGCCACGGCGGCCTCCATCATCTCCACACTCGGTGTGACCGACGGCGTCGTGGCCTCGCTCGCCGCGCGCGGGCTCGTTCGCATAGAGCAGGAGTCGGTGCTGCGAGACCCGTTCGCCGGGCGTTCCGCGGCGTCAACCGTGCGACACGAGCCAACAGCGGCGCAGGCGGCGGCGATCGAGCGCATCGGCGCGCGGAGCCCGGGCCAGGTCACGCTCCTCCATGGCGTGACCGGAAGCGGCAAGACCCTGGTCTACCTCGACGTGCTGCGTCGCGTGCTCGCCGAGCCGGGGTCGAGTGCGATCGTGCTCGTGCCGGAAATCGCGCTCACGCCGCAGACCGTTGCGCGCTTCCGGGCGGTCTTCGGCGATCAGGTCGCCGTGTTGCACAGCGCGTTGAGCGACGGCGAGCGACTGGACGCGTGGCGCGCCCTGCACCGCGGGGAGCGACGCATCGCGGTCGGTGCACGCTCGGCGATCTTTGCCCCGCTCGATCGCGTGCGCGCGATCATCGTGGACGAAGAGCATGAGGCGAGCTACAAACAGGGCGAAGCGCCGCGCTATCACGCGCGCGACGTGGCGATCGTGCGCGCCAGGCACGAGGGCGCCGTCGTCGTCCTCGGCAGCGCCACGCCCTCGCTGGACACGTGGGCCCGTGTGCGCGGCGGCCACGTCGATCTGGTCGCCCTCCCCGATCGTGTGGGCGGCAGCACCCTGCCGAGTGTGGAAGTGGTCGATCTGCGTGACTCGCGCCCTCCCGCAACCGCAGCGGAGCCGAGTGAGCGACTCCCGTCGCCTGAACAGCGTCCGTCAGCGGCGCGCGATCCGTTTCGGCGCGTGCTCTCCGCGCCGCTCGAACGCGCGCTCGTCGAGCGTGTGGAGCGGGGCGAACAGGCGATTCTCCTGCTCAACCGGCGGGGCTACTCGTCGTTCCTCCAGTGCAACGCGTGCGGCGACGTGGCGGCGTGCCCAAACTGCTCGATCTCGCTGACGTATCACCGGCATCCCGATCGGCTCGCGTGTCACTACTGCGGACACAGCGAAGCGCCGTACACGGAATGCCGTCGCTGCCGGCACGCGACCGTGCGGCAGCGTGGCCTCGGGACGCAGCAGGTCGAGCGATTGCTCGGCGAGCGCATGCCGGCGCTGCGCATCGCGCGCATGGACATGGACACCACGACCGGGAAGTGGGCACACGCCGACATCCTCGAGAAGGTCGGACGCGGTGAGGTCGACGTACTTCTCGGCACGCAAATGATCGCCAAGGGGCTCGACTTCCCCAACGTGACACTGGTCGGCGTGATCGATGCCGACGTCGGTATCAACCTTCCCGACTTCCGCGCGTCGGAACGCGCCTTTCAGCTCCTCGCCCAGGTGGCCGGCCGCGCGGGCCGAGGTGTGAAGGGCGGCCACGTCGTCATCCAGACGCGCATGCCCGAACACCACGCGATCCAGTGCGCCGTGTCGCACGACTACCATGCGTTCGTCGCGCAGGAACTCGAGGGACGAACGTCCCCGCCGTATCCGCCGACCACGCGTCTGGCCAACGTCGTGGTGAGCGGGCTCGACGAGTCTGCGGTTGCCGAGGCCGCGCAGGGCGCGACACAATGGCTCAACCGCCTGGTCCGGGCGCGGTCGCTGTCCGGTCTCGCCGTTGTTGGCCCCGCGCCATGTCCGGTCGATCGGATCAAGGAGCGGTGGCGCTGGCACTTGCTCCTGCGCTCGTCGGACGGCGGTCTGCTCACCAGCGTGTTGCAGTACCTGGCCACCCGCTACGAACTCCCCGATCGACATGCGCTTCGCCTCACGATCGACCGCGATCCGCAGAGCCTTCTGTAG
- a CDS encoding sulfite exporter TauE/SafE family protein produces the protein MEAPTIGLFIAFTAGLLSFLSPCVLPLVPSYVTFITGLSIDDVQTASARRTALVHGLLFTLGFSLIFIVLGAIASGFGQIMAANRGWISQVGGVVIIVFGLYLMGFLNIGWMAQDRRLHLKDKPMGYAGTVFVGIAFGAGWTPCIGPILGGILMYASGQESLGRGVVLLTAYSLGLAVPFILSALAVDRFMAFFRRVRRQIGWLSRGTGAVMVAIGLLMVTNRFTMLAAWLTRFTPDFLLERL, from the coding sequence ATGGAAGCACCGACGATCGGGTTGTTCATCGCATTCACGGCGGGTCTGCTCTCGTTTCTCTCGCCGTGCGTCCTTCCGCTGGTCCCGAGCTACGTCACGTTCATCACCGGCCTCTCCATCGACGACGTCCAGACGGCCTCGGCACGTCGCACGGCACTCGTGCATGGCCTGCTGTTCACGCTTGGGTTCTCGCTGATCTTCATCGTCCTTGGCGCGATCGCGTCCGGGTTCGGCCAGATCATGGCGGCCAATCGCGGTTGGATCAGCCAGGTCGGAGGCGTGGTGATCATCGTGTTCGGGTTGTACCTCATGGGCTTCCTGAACATCGGCTGGATGGCGCAGGATCGGCGGCTGCACCTCAAGGACAAGCCGATGGGCTATGCGGGGACGGTGTTCGTCGGTATTGCCTTTGGCGCCGGCTGGACGCCGTGCATCGGGCCGATCCTTGGCGGTATCCTGATGTACGCGTCCGGCCAGGAGAGCCTGGGCCGCGGCGTCGTCCTCCTGACCGCGTACTCGTTAGGCCTCGCGGTGCCGTTCATCCTGTCCGCGCTCGCGGTGGATCGCTTCATGGCGTTCTTCCGTCGCGTCAGGCGCCAGATCGGATGGCTCTCGCGCGGGACCGGCGCGGTGATGGTGGCGATCGGGTTGCTGATGGTCACCAATCGATTCACGATGCTCGCCGCCTGGCTCACGCGGTTCACGCCGGACTTTCTGCTCGAGCGGCTCTGA